In Penicillium psychrofluorescens genome assembly, chromosome: 5, a single window of DNA contains:
- a CDS encoding uncharacterized protein (ID:PFLUO_007437-T1.cds;~source:funannotate): MAQPWLDSLSDDWPSSPNSPTSPVPASLPGTPSRIPVAARRPAEQQSPADSKKKVSRPCHFVKREPPTPKSPRSPQTPKLRSPAPTKTTPKSSPKSPKSTSKPTPKSTSGTAAARRQQVMDNRSPLRSVSNVSSQSGTVQIKTKTNELEGGTPEWRRRLRGEISGADQRDLFAPMGLESVFKPPTPGSASAQQDSIPLSKQDNQLWDFTDASSRRDSLAEEGEEEQRVDNESDSPLGTMNRTLWPDERRSRDPSGLSLGDTQLRTASGLEDLRNEGITPITFSRTNTVGGNATSEVIKSALKQVTNKLESLSIETGSRPDSPVSDSGLFYNHSEPHLESSPREDSLLDATSHSLPQDLSMGTVDFSQRGIVNRGSLRHRFSPSPFPSNRLSPSLAHSKIRSSPLFTRSQNDPPTLPRPSSSHVRPASRGTPPTRDEAMPSSGSPLKLFGEHDTFTNNRLLRRMSQFEETFDDLSDGEEPPSPSEEARRKGESRSFLSARHEPLSEITPGRNERLASESALKAHISRFGRGELDSFDFSDSNSPYETKLVYDENEGFGSRPTSRRQASGQRKYLRRGSQSEYHRLTRSSSSSFTQKPTAWARQNFLNDLQHAARTNQKENMAFSETKRVPKAPGMDPTPKRRRTILRDSEEPDHAHSTGEYAVKHGDSMSLLQRSLLQHGVQFENGNYLAPPASGQFTTRPRTPTPSQIRAGQQSSTSATRNFSEPPFDDLDYSDSFSMEGEVPLVKVTRASDASRKGSITTQDYLNEATKIMDLIRAKGRHTSELTSVHESGLESEDGELSYDDESTKEAFSRPPSRDGSDLRKIREPKQLNPQILSHLKKYQEKEGLGYGESVASLHIHPGQEERRGTKSDSQNASMRRHSQEQRKRKPSGSIEDAAESIAHDLMTINTQMSGFSVHSVPTGSSQNSQAKGMLPSDLISHLIPKQVNGFTYDRLKNLWVKEDAAEQPPPESSRGDDSVDDPFRNIPDLSVDELQEMLRVHGPESPVKSKNQSPLANGNARSPMADKVVTNDSELRPQTIDGELSLNTSSVQSRFSRPTLSSVPNAGTRATSWATDDVPKRGPSAGNIRPSGKQTRTATIGFSSPLVSHVKYGDGLHASESSSGPGNPTGTENTGQTDQQSSAGQPFVQHPISRIEEGNEDAGAEFSLIRRNDLLAVHQTPARDAVENSLVPLQSPGPDTSYSFQLTPLADFSVNQADNPLNLEMSYVAQRTNPSSLRQVHGTFALATEDLIKHITDVEPYEPYWEHVRRLVLREKGLITLHKLSDFCPRLEELDVSDNHIGQLSGVPANLRTLKIARNCLSNLTPWGHLMNLQYVDVSGNDIETLDGFSSLIHLRELKADGNQIRNIDGILDLNGLLSLKLSNNSVTEVDFEGAELSRLRDLDLSHNCLTSVHNIEWLPSLATLDLSSNQIRHLDAPPSLISLRALKLSGNRLETLDLAAFPSVNLVYLDQNCLSTIAGLEKCHNIEVLSVREQTSATDNDPSFELDIDLGVVKDIRKVFFSSNKLSSKSLSPSSPLLRLQLLDIAACALQNLPDDFASNFPNVKVLNLNFNSVTDIESLVGMNCLSRLLISGNRLSRMRRVCQVLSRLGRTVKGSACSLGKLDIRGNPLTVGFYPPAVTGSGTNTDRKRLKADAKAVIRRSQNSQDLSDALADLGHDDDQISHPGSWELGTKPDRPVEIDDPYTVPPADPQSDQKYLSHLDRPTRLRRRVLELLLYAGTNGSLHRLDGLDLRPSLGEECLDMNQAWSRLEQLGVLRRKAITN; this comes from the exons ATGGCCCAGCCCTGGCTCGACAGTCTCTCCGACGACTGGCCCTCGTCCCCGAACTCGCCCACAAGTCCTGTCCCAGCCAGTCTGCCAGGCACCCCGAGTCGCATTCCAGTGGCTGCACGCCGGCCCGCCGAACAACAGTCGCCGGccgacagcaagaagaaggtttCACGACCATGCCATTTCGTCAAAAGGGAGCCCCCGACCCCGAAGTCACCGCGATCCCCCCAAACCCCGAAGCTGCGTTCGCCTGCCCCGACCAAGACCACCCCCAAGAGCTCCCCCAAGAGCCCCAAATCCACCTCGAAGCCCACCCCGAAGTCCACCTCCGGGACAGCGGCGGCGCGCAGACAACAGGTGATGGACAACCGATCTCCGCTACGATCGGTGTCGAACGTCTCGAGTCAGTCGGGTACCGTCCAGATCAAGACCAAAACAAACGAACTGGAAGGTGGGACTCCAGAATGGCGCAGGCGACTTCGCGGGGAAATCTCTGGGGCAGATCAACGCGATCTCTTTGCCCCCATGGGCTTGGAGAGCGTGTTCAAACCGCCGACGCCGGGGTCCGCCAGCGCGCAACAAGATTCAATACCGTTATCGAAACAGGACAACCAGCTGTGGGACTTTACCGACGCGTCGTCCCGCCGGGACAGCCTGGCggaggaaggtgaagaggagCAACGCGTGGACAACGAGTCAGATTCGCCTCTTGGAACCATGAACCGGACACTTTGGCCAGATGAACGCAGGAGTCGCGATCCGTCAGGACTATCACTGGGTGATACGCAGCTCCGGACCGCCAGTGGATTGGAGGATCTCCGCAATGAGGGAATCACTCCCATAACCTTCAGCCGAACGAACACGGTGGGAGGCAATGCGACGTCAGAAGTGATCAAATCGGCTCTCAAACAGGTCACGAACAAACTCGAGAGCTTATCTATTGAGACTGGCAGCCGCCCTGACTCGCCCGTGAGCGACAGTGGCCTCTTCTACAACCACAGTGAACCACACCTGGAAAGCTCTCCTCGCGAAGACAGTTTACTGGATGCGACAAGCCATTCGCTCCCGCAGGACTTGTCCATGGGCACGGTGGATTTTAGCCAGCGAGGCATCGTGAATCGCGGCTCTTTACGCCATCGATTCTCTCCTTCGCCCTTTCCTTCTAATCGCCTGTCACCTTCACTAGCCCACTCCAAGATCCGCAGTTCGCCTCTCTTTACCCGCTCGCAGAACGATCCTCCAACTTTGCCAcgaccatcctcttctcaCGTACGACCTGCATCACGCGGCACACCACCGACAAGGGACGAAGCTATGCCATCGTCCGGCAGTCCATTGAAGTTGTTTGGAGAGCATGACACGTTCACCAACAATAGGCTGCTCCGCCGCATGAGTCAGTTTGAAGAGACCTTTGACGACCTGTCCGATGGCGAGGAGCCGCCTTCGCCTTCAGAAGAAGCTCGGCGCAAGGGAGAGAGTCGGAGCTTCTTGAGTGCGCGACATGAGCCATTGAGCGAAATCACCCCGGGGCGAAACGAGCGTCTGGCCTCAGAGAGTGCTCTCAAGGCCCACATCAGCCGTTTTGGGCGCGGGGAGCTGGATAGTTTCGATTTCTCGGACAGCAACAGCCCCTACGAGACAAAACTGGTGTATGATGAAAATGAAGGGTTCGGATCTCGCCCAACCTCACGCAGACAAGCATCTGGCCAGCGGAAGTACCTTCGCCGGGGCTCGCAGTCGGAATACCACCGCCTTACTAGATCCAGTAGCTCCAGCTTCACACAAAAACCAACAGCGTGGGCCCGACAGAACTTTTTGAATGATCTGCAACATGCCGCCCGGACGAATCAGAAGGAAAACATGGCCTTCTCCGAAACCAAGAGAGTCCCCAAGGCTCCCGGAATGGACCCAACTCCAAAACGCCGCCGGACGATATTACGCGATAGTGAAGAACCTGATCATGCTCACTCAACGGGCGAATATGCCGTGAAGCACGGCGATAGCATGTCTCTCCTACAACGAAGTCTTTTGCAGCACGGCGTGCAATTCGAGAATGGGAACTATCTGGCGCCTCCCGCTTCGGGCCAGTTCACAACACGGCCCAGAACTCCAACCCCAAGCCAGATACGGGCTGGCCAGCAAAGCAGTACATCTGCGACTCGCAATTTTTCTGAACCTCCATTTGATGACCTTGACTACTCGGATTCGTTTTCCATGGAGGGTGAAGTCCCACTGGTCAAAGTCACCAGGGCGAGCGATGCTTCGCGGAAGGGATCTATCACAACTCAGGATTATCTGAATGAAGCGACTAAGATTATGGATTTGATTCGAGCCAAAGGCCGACACACATCTGAATTAACTAGTGTTCATGAGTCTGGTCTGGAgagtgaagatggcgagcTCAGCTATGACGACGAATCAACCAAAGAAGCGTTTTCTCGGCCTCCTAGCCGTGATGGATCGGATCTGCGCAAGATTCGAGAGCCAAAGCAGCTGAACCCGCAAATTTTGAGCCATCTGAAGAAGTAccaagagaaagagggccTGGGATATGGTGAATCAGTTGCATCCCTTCATATTCACcctggccaagaagagcgccGAGGAACGAAAAGCGACTCCCAGAATGCCTCAATGCGCCGACATTCCCAGGAACAGCGAAAGCGCAAGCCCAGTGGTTCCATCGAGGATGCCGCCGAGAGCATTGCCCACGACCTGATGACCATCAACACACAAATGTCTGGGTTCAGTGTTCACTCCGTCCCGACTGGCTCGTCTCAAAATTCTCAAGCGAAAGGCATGTTGCCGTCGGATCTAATCTCTCACTTGATCCCTAAGCAAGTCAATGGGTTTACCTATGACCGGCTGAAGAATCTCTGGGTCAAAgaagatgccgccgagcAACCTCCACCAGAATCCTCTCGGGGCGATGACAGTGTCGATGACCCTTTCAGAAATATTCCGGATCTGAGCGTGGATGAACTGCAGGAGATGTTGAGAGTCCATGGCCCCGAGTCTCCTGTGAAAAGCAAGAACCAATCTCCTCTGGCAAACGGCAATGCACGCAGTCCAATGGCTGATAAGGTGGTCACCAACGATTCCGAACTTCGGCCGCAGACGATAGATGGAGAGCTGTCCCTCAACACAAGCTCGGTCCAATCCAGATTCTCTCGACCGACCCTCTCCAGCGTTCCAAACGCCGGCACTAGGGCTACATCATGGGCCACGGATGATGTGCCAAAGAGGGGCCCTTCTGCCGGCAATATACGGCCATCAGGAAAGCAGACGCGCACCGCAACTATTGGCTTCTCATCTCCTCTGGTTTCACATGTCAAATATGGGGATGGTTTGCATGCGTCAGAGTCGAGCTCTGGCCCAGGGAATCCTACCGGAACGGAGAATACAGGCCAAACAGACCAACAAAGCTCTGCTGGCCAGCCATTCGTTCAACATCCGATCTCACGAATCGAAGAGGGCAACGAGGACGCGGGCGCTGAGTTCAGTCTCATTCGTCGGAACGACTTACTAGCTGTTCACCAAACACCTGCCAGAGATGCAGTGGAGAATTCTTTGGTTCCCCTGCAAAGCCCGGGTCCGGACACAAGCTACAGTTTCCAACTCACACCACTCGCGGATTTCTCCGTTAACCAAGCCGATAATCCCCTGAATCTCGAAATGAGTTATGTGGCCCAGCGCACGAACCCGTCATCGTTGCGACAGGTGCACGGCACCTTTGCCCTGGCAACCGAAGATTTAATCAAACACATCACCGACGTGGAACCGTATGAACCATATTGGGAGCATGTGCGGCGCCTGGTTCTCCGAGAAAAAGGACTGATCACTCTGCATAAGCTCAGCGATTTTTGTCCGCGcctcgaagagctggatgtTTCCGACAACCATATTGGCCAACTGAGCGGCGTCCCTGCCAACCTCCGTACGCTCAAGATTGCGCGCAACTGCCTCTCCAATCTCACTCCCTGGGGCCATTTGATGAATCTGCAATATGTGGACGTTTCTGGAAATGATATCGAGACCTTGGACGGTTTCTCCAGTCTGATCCACCTCCGGGAATTGAAGGCGGACGGCAACCAGATTCGCAACATCGACGGAATACTCGACCTGAATGGGCTGCTGAGCCTGAAGCTGAGCAACAACTCCGTGACCGAAGTGGATTTCGAAGGGGCTGAATT GTCTCGTCTTCGGGATCTTGATCTAAGTCACAACTGTTTGACCTCCGTTCACAATATCGAGTGGCTCCCGTCCCTGGCCACTCTCGATCTCAGTTCCAATCAGATTCGTCACCTTGATGCGCCGCCTTCCCTCATCAGCTTGCGCGCTTTGAAACTTTCTGGCAACCGACTCGAGACTTTGGACCTAGCGGCCTTCCCGTCCGTGAATCTTGTCTACCTGGACCAGAATTGCCTTTCGACAATTGCTGGGTTGGAAAAGTGCCACAACATAGAAGTACTATCTGTTCGCGAACAGACATCCGCTACAGACAATGACCCAAGCTTCGAGCTTGATATCGATCTTGGAGTTGTCAAGGATATCCGCAAagtcttcttctcgtccaaCAAGCTTTCCTCCAAAAGTctctcgccatcatctcccctcctgcggctgcagctgcttgacATCGCCGCTTGCGCGCTGCAAAACCTCCCCGATGACTTTGCGTCAAACTTCCCTAACGTCAAAGTTCTGAACCTGAACTTCAACTCCGTGACGGACATCGAGTCACTTGTGGGAATGAACTGTCTTTCGAGGTTACTAATATCCGGGAATCGCCTGTCAAGAATGCGCAGAGTGTGTCAAGTGTTGAGTCGATTGGGGCGAACCGTCAAGGGCAGCGCATGCTCTTTAGGAAAACTTGACATCCGCGGAAATCCCCTTACAGTCGGCTTCTACCCGCCCGCTGTCACTGGAAGTGGAACCAACACCGACCGCAAGAGGCTGAAAGCAGACGCGAAAGCAGTTATCCGCCGGTCACAAAACAGCCAAGACCTTTCAGATGCCCTGGCTGATCTCGGGCACGATGACGACCAGATATCTCACCCTGGCTCTTGGGAACTCGGCACAAAGCCTGATCGACCCGTCGAGATCGACGACCCATACACCGTTCCCCCGGCCGACCCACAATCCGACCAAAAGTACCTCTCCCATCTCGATCGACCAACCCGCCTCCGCCGCAGGGTCCTCGAACTCCTTCTCTACGCCGGAACAAACGGATCCCTGCATAGActcgacggccttgatctGCGACCTTCCCTCGGTGAGGAGTGTCTGGATATGAATCAAGCGTGGTCGAGGCTCGAGCAGTTGGGCGTTCTGCGGAGGAAGGCCATTACAAATTAA